CAAAAATCTAAGGATTACTCAGTGTAACAATATAAGACATTTGAATATGAGGAGCTATGTCCGAAAATATTCTTCTAAGGCGCTACGGCCTTATGATGCTTTAAGACAGTTACGTGCAAAAACGTATCTTATCGAGTTTTCGTCcgtttcatttaatttattcatacaaaataacactacagtaattgttcaaaatattgtCCTTGAATTTGAATACACCTGTTTAAAGGACATACACGGTTTTCGCGAACTTGGCTACAAATTTGATAACTGCTTTGAACGACTTCAAGCTAGTAATTCGTGCAATCGCGTCTTGCTCCATTTCCCCTGGAATTTCATAAACCGAAGACTTTACGCGTCctcacaaaaagaaatctaattgtgttagatcgggtgaccTAAGGGGCCACGGATTTGGAACGCCGTCTCATCTGCGACTCGGCAGAGAACCGTTTTCTCATGGACCTTGAACTCATGGCTCATAGACCGTGTTTAATGCTTTTTCTGTACCAGTATCATGCATGTTTGGCTTAAAACTGTCAATCTTGGAAAGTCGTCGGTGAGTTACAATAAAGCTTTTGGACCCACAACGTTGCGTTGCGGGCGATATTTCCGGATATGGCCCCTTCCACTCAAATGTCTCATATCGTTCCACTGAATTATCCATAGAAGTTTGTTCCTGTAGTTTTCTCTCTATATGAAACCCTATACTCGCCTGCATAACGTAAAAGCATCATCAATAAGATTAGCTCGATCAGTTGCACTGAACAACAAGTGAttcttcttcaaaatttcaatcagtGATTGCCACATTGCCTCGTCGTACATTACCCTGTAGAATCCTGATTGATTTGTGTTCGCCTTTATCCATTTCAAGTTCGAATCCACTTCAAACCTCACTAAAAAATCCTACTATTTCTCCGATCTAAATCATTGTTTTCCGAAGGCCTCACCATCCGTCATATTCATCCAAATATTGTTAACGGTTTCTGAATCGTTGCTGGTCATGTAGGTGAGAGGAACATACCATTTGTTGTCGAATTTGGATGAAGACAAAGTGCTGTCGTTTCCAGTCCTCACGGAGAGGAGAAACCTCCTCTGAGAGGCAACGATTTCGTTCCCTTCCCTGGTAAGCATAATGAGTGGAAATCCTGCTTGATGGGTCCAAGTTTCCATGATTACCTAAAACTGTCTGTAAGACGTTTGCGCCCACTCCTGGGTAAACTTACCTTAAAATCGAAacttctattaaaatttttgttgaagatGTTCCACAGGTCCTTCGTTTCTGCTGTAGTATACTTATAAGTGTAAAGATATTCGTTAAGGCCATTTTGTAAAGTCTCTTCGTGTAAAAAATCGCTGAACATGCGTATAATGGCTGTCGCCTACAATATTAATCGATTGAAAAGGATGATCTTCTATAGATCAAAGGGGTCTTACCTTGCTATAAGAAATAGTATCAAAAATATGGGGAATTTCATAAGGATCTAATATAGCCACATTCACAGGATGACTACTAACTAACGCATCTAATGCCATGGCCGGCTGGGTTTTGTCTATAATAAATTGATCCATCATTTTCCAATCTGGATAATAGTTATCTACGCCTAAGTATTGTAAATATGTTGTAAATCCTTCGTAGAACCACACGTCTGTCCACCACTTCATTGTTACCAAATTCCCGAACCACTGCAAGGGGATTCTTCAAGTAAAGGTTCGTTTGAATTCGGAAAGAGTACCTGATGCACAATTTCGTGGGCAATGGTCATGGTGATCCACTGGTCAGTTGATATAGAAAGAGAAGGGTCGGTTGATGAGGCCGTTTCGCGGTATGTTATCAAGCCCCAGTTCTCCATGGCTTCTGATAGAAACTCTGGGATGGACACTAAATCTAAAAACCAGCATAACAATTTAGGTTTTTCTCTCGTGATAAAATGGTAGATATTGAAGCAACTTTTACGTAGAACATTTATGGTTTTTTGGACTCTgcgaaatttacaattttttcgatTCCAGTTATGTGAAGCCAGCGTCAAGGGTACAGGAACGTATTCTCCCCGGCAATACTTTTCTTCATTGTCACTTGCATACTAGAGCACCCTCAGTATTGCTTCCATGCTAAAGTACCCTCACCATTGCTTCCATGCTAGAGTGCACTCATTATCACCTCCACGGTGGAGTGATAGTGAGGGCATTCCAGTACGAAAGCGATAGTGAGTACACATGGACATGTCACTAAAATATTGTCTGTGTCTCTCTTGAACAAACTGTGAGCTTCCCAGTTCGAAATAAACGCTCAAATTTCATTAGCGGAAATGCCATCAGCTCTTTCGCAACATCTTCCATAATAACCACTGTTTTTGTCAAGCTACATTACATTCAGAATTGCAGGTGTCTTAGAGAGGGATGGAATAGAAGCTATTAACACTCAATGGCCAAAAGCATTAGTAACAAAATACTAATGCTCCTTCTCTGGGAATGTTTTCCAGAGTATCTCTGTCATCAATTTGAGTTTGCACACCATTCTTTGCGTTTACTTTTACTCCCCTTTTGAATGGATAATCCTGTTGAATGGGTAATCCATCGCAATGTAGCGGTTTCAAGGTTGGCTctatttggaaagtcaaatgAATATTTGGACCGGCGCCATCAGCCATGAGTTTTCAGTTTTCGTCCCATATTTTGAGCCTTGAGGTCGcgtttacgattttttttaggtcGCCAGGGATGCCAGTGATGTGCGGCAAACCCCGAGTGACCCCCCTGCATAATTGGCAGACTTAATGCAATGCCTGGATCTTGTCGATCCAAAGGTCAAACATTCGAAGACAAAGCTTCACTGCAAATTTGCTTCCTGGCCTTAGATAGCAGCGGTTGAGCATCCACTCCCTTGTGGTTCGAGGTCTCAAATATGATTATCGAAGGCGGAAGGGGGCCATTTGAGGACGAAACAATGAATAAAGGGTGTCGGGTACTGAAATATTAATCGGTTCTCATTTAGAACAATGTGACACGACGGAAAATCAATTGCTCTGTTTCATATCTGACTACCTGCAATGCGGCACTTCACGGCGTTTCACACGCTTTTTAcccgttttaaaaaatttcaaaaattttcatcatcCATTCATTTCCTGCGAAAcgaaaaatacgtaaaaactCACCTAATTTAGGTAGAGGATATGATATTCCGAAAAACCCTTCGAAGTAGCTCAGGAGGTGTATGGCAGTGTCCAAGACGAACCTCGCCTTATTCTTAAACGGCGGAGCCGTGTAAACCGACACTGATATACCCTTTTCAGTTTGATTTGCCAGAGTTTGGTAATCACACACTACGAATGCAACCAAATACGTGCTCATTTCGACCGTTTCTTGAAAATCGTCTCTTAACTAAAAAGACACCAGGACTCAATCTCAACTGGTGCCAAGGTCGATGGACACTTACCAGGCCTGTGCCCATGTAAAAACCTAAATCCTCGGTGTTGACCACCGGGGTATTAAATAGGGCAAGATGAAATCTGTCTCTGAATATTGTTAATCTGAATTTCGCCTTAAAATGCGGTTCGTCGAAACATGGAAACGCAGACCTTGCGAAGGTTGGCTCAAAATGGGTCACTGCCAGGTACCTAAAAACCAAAACGAGTCAATTTAGAGTTATAACAAAAAACGTCCATACAACGAATTATGCGAGTAATTGAACCATCAATAATGGGACCACCATCCcccgatttttattaattgctCGGCTTTTTACTGCCGCTTGAGGGTTGAAACTCAGAAAACGTTGTTCGTAATGTCCCCTGCGGGAAATTGCCTTTTAACTAGTTTTAAGAGGAAACAGCAAAATTGGCAATCAAGAAGCGTATTTCCTAATTACTCTATGTGACAGAATGAAAATTGAGTGATTGGGGCGATTCTAGAGACGATATAAGTTAAGGGGTTGATTACCTTTTTTCTCCCTCCGGGCCGATATAGCTAGACAGATAAAACCCTTCTTGCCGCTCCTTGTTCAGTCTAGTATTGAACCTTATTCTTATGGTGTAATTGTGCTTCTTCTTAAACTTCTCCTTTATTTCTATGTAAAGCTGCTGCCCCCTTAGATACTCTAACATCCTAACGATGGTCAAGTTGTGACCCCTCCTATCCTGGATTATCTTGTCCAATATCGTCATATTTCGACTGTGCAGGACAATAAAATTAGTCTCTTTGTCGCAATGGAACTCTATGGACACTTGTCCTAAAAAATAAGAGAAGGAGATCCTTGAAGTTCTCAGGGCTCCGGCGTACATACCCCTAACTTCTAAAGTGGTAATATTTGGATGGATCGTTAAGTTATATCTAGCAGGTCTCAAGGTGGTAGGAAGACGAACATTGTTCCAAGGGAAGATTTGACCGTTTGTAGCCTTGGGAATGTAAGTTCTTGTCAAGTTGGACTCATCGTCCACGTAATTTGGAGGTTTTTCTCCGGCGCAAGTGCAGTCTATAAATAAAGCTTTTTACCAAATTATATCAATATTTTGCTCAGaagaacttaattttaaactatCTACACAACGAAGCAGGTTTAAAGCCAGATTCATCTTTAAAAACCCGGCACTCATCCTTCAAATGCGAAGAATACTAAATAGGATATCGCACACATTTTTGCATTTGATATATGGCGCTCCAGCGTTGGATGTAATGGCCAAAATGGATAATAACACACACGCCACAATGGACGGTCTATGTAGGAGATTTTGTTGGGCGGCAGGTAAACACATCAATAGATAATTCCAGGGGGAGAAAAATGGTCTGAATGTGAAGCATTCGGGATGAATTGTTTGGCCATTtgtggaaaatgaaaatggtGGAACAAAAGAGTCTGGATCGATAGAACCACAAAATCTTTATCGAAGGGTTATTGTTTCGAAGTGCTTTTAATCAGCTAAAATGTTTACCGAGAGTCGGACAAACATTTAAAGTGTAAGAAATGTTTAAATCTCTCTGAGGCGAATCAAAACGTATGAATTAGGAGATCTGTAAGTTGAAATTGCTGTGAATCTT
This region of Euwallacea fornicatus isolate EFF26 chromosome 3, ASM4011564v1, whole genome shotgun sequence genomic DNA includes:
- the LOC136350412 gene encoding endoplasmic reticulum aminopeptidase 2-like isoform X1, whose amino-acid sequence is MQSNSGPSSRDVIRLEPLGKFKQTQNGNIRSQGTNHAQITHPICQSSPLINNPCDTGGVTGHESPTGQPHKKTLYENNGVATCSHNRALCIATIVFALLFTIAVIIAFTGPQSALFIDCTCAGEKPPNYVDDESNLTRTYIPKATNGQIFPWNNVRLPTTLRPARYNLTIHPNITTLEVRGQVSIEFHCDKETNFIVLHSRNMTILDKIIQDRRGHNLTIVRMLEYLRGQQLYIEIKEKFKKKHNYTIRIRFNTRLNKERQEGFYLSSYIGPEGEKRYLAVTHFEPTFARSAFPCFDEPHFKAKFRLTIFRDRFHLALFNTPVVNTEDLGFYMGTGLLRDDFQETVEMSTYLVAFVVCDYQTLANQTEKGISVSVYTAPPFKNKARFVLDTAIHLLSYFEGFFGISYPLPKLDLVSIPEFLSEAMENWGLITYRETASSTDPSLSISTDQWITMTIAHEIVHQWFGNLVTMKWWTDVWFYEGFTTYLQYLGVDNYYPDWKMMDQFIIDKTQPAMALDALVSSHPVNVAILDPYEIPHIFDTISYSKATAIIRMFSDFLHEETLQNGLNEYLYTYKYTTAETKDLWNIFNKNFNRSFDFKVIMETWTHQAGFPLIMLTREGNEIVASQRRFLLSVRTGNDSTLSSSKFDNKWYVPLTYMTSNDSETVNNIWMNMTDVRFEVDSNLKWIKANTNQSGFYRVMYDEAMWQSLIEILKKNHLLFSATDRANLIDDAFTLCRAGILNATIPLELSTYLVKENDYVPWATALEHFQNWARTMSESLPYKLFLNFMRNLLRPIAKFVGWKQSKDHVKQLLRSKVLSAAVLCELNETVNDAKSLFQRWMLNNQTIDYNLREMVYAAGIKFGGMAEWQFCWNAYNITQDVNERRMLLKALGQPRGDPWLLQRYLIETLDKNTIRPEDVKIVLAVVAANPEGKLLAWRHLKAYWSTMYTLFGNSTSMMGGLISAVTAYLSTPYDYYEVTTYFNGMNVESATRPLDQSLEIIQLNINWLNNNKKDIYTWLRQNVK
- the LOC136350412 gene encoding endoplasmic reticulum aminopeptidase 2-like isoform X4 — translated: MQSNSGPSSRDVIRLEPLGKFKQTQNGNIRSQGHESPTGQPHKKTLYENNGVATCSHNRALCIATIVFALLFTIAVIIAFTGPQSALFIDCTCAGEKPPNYVDDESNLTRTYIPKATNGQIFPWNNVRLPTTLRPARYNLTIHPNITTLEVRGQVSIEFHCDKETNFIVLHSRNMTILDKIIQDRRGHNLTIVRMLEYLRGQQLYIEIKEKFKKKHNYTIRIRFNTRLNKERQEGFYLSSYIGPEGEKRYLAVTHFEPTFARSAFPCFDEPHFKAKFRLTIFRDRFHLALFNTPVVNTEDLGFYMGTGLLRDDFQETVEMSTYLVAFVVCDYQTLANQTEKGISVSVYTAPPFKNKARFVLDTAIHLLSYFEGFFGISYPLPKLDLVSIPEFLSEAMENWGLITYRETASSTDPSLSISTDQWITMTIAHEIVHQWFGNLVTMKWWTDVWFYEGFTTYLQYLGVDNYYPDWKMMDQFIIDKTQPAMALDALVSSHPVNVAILDPYEIPHIFDTISYSKATAIIRMFSDFLHEETLQNGLNEYLYTYKYTTAETKDLWNIFNKNFNRSFDFKVIMETWTHQAGFPLIMLTREGNEIVASQRRFLLSVRTGNDSTLSSSKFDNKWYVPLTYMTSNDSETVNNIWMNMTDVRFEVDSNLKWIKANTNQSGFYRVMYDEAMWQSLIEILKKNHLLFSATDRANLIDDAFTLCRAGILNATIPLELSTYLVKENDYVPWATALEHFQNWARTMSESLPYKLFLNFMRNLLRPIAKFVGWKQSKDHVKQLLRSKVLSAAVLCELNETVNDAKSLFQRWMLNNQTIDYNLREMVYAAGIKFGGMAEWQFCWNAYNITQDVNERRMLLKALGQPRGDPWLLQRYLIETLDKNTIRPEDVKIVLAVVAANPEGKLLAWRHLKAYWSTMYTLFGNSTSMMGGLISAVTAYLSTPYDYYEVTTYFNGMNVESATRPLDQSLEIIQLNINWLNNNKKDIYTWLRQNVK
- the LOC136350412 gene encoding endoplasmic reticulum aminopeptidase 2-like isoform X3, with product MSDQDVDDVAFLTGTNHAQITHPICQSSPLINNPCDTGGVTGHESPTGQPHKKTLYENNGVATCSHNRALCIATIVFALLFTIAVIIAFTGPQSALFIDCTCAGEKPPNYVDDESNLTRTYIPKATNGQIFPWNNVRLPTTLRPARYNLTIHPNITTLEVRGQVSIEFHCDKETNFIVLHSRNMTILDKIIQDRRGHNLTIVRMLEYLRGQQLYIEIKEKFKKKHNYTIRIRFNTRLNKERQEGFYLSSYIGPEGEKRYLAVTHFEPTFARSAFPCFDEPHFKAKFRLTIFRDRFHLALFNTPVVNTEDLGFYMGTGLLRDDFQETVEMSTYLVAFVVCDYQTLANQTEKGISVSVYTAPPFKNKARFVLDTAIHLLSYFEGFFGISYPLPKLDLVSIPEFLSEAMENWGLITYRETASSTDPSLSISTDQWITMTIAHEIVHQWFGNLVTMKWWTDVWFYEGFTTYLQYLGVDNYYPDWKMMDQFIIDKTQPAMALDALVSSHPVNVAILDPYEIPHIFDTISYSKATAIIRMFSDFLHEETLQNGLNEYLYTYKYTTAETKDLWNIFNKNFNRSFDFKVIMETWTHQAGFPLIMLTREGNEIVASQRRFLLSVRTGNDSTLSSSKFDNKWYVPLTYMTSNDSETVNNIWMNMTDVRFEVDSNLKWIKANTNQSGFYRVMYDEAMWQSLIEILKKNHLLFSATDRANLIDDAFTLCRAGILNATIPLELSTYLVKENDYVPWATALEHFQNWARTMSESLPYKLFLNFMRNLLRPIAKFVGWKQSKDHVKQLLRSKVLSAAVLCELNETVNDAKSLFQRWMLNNQTIDYNLREMVYAAGIKFGGMAEWQFCWNAYNITQDVNERRMLLKALGQPRGDPWLLQRYLIETLDKNTIRPEDVKIVLAVVAANPEGKLLAWRHLKAYWSTMYTLFGNSTSMMGGLISAVTAYLSTPYDYYEVTTYFNGMNVESATRPLDQSLEIIQLNINWLNNNKKDIYTWLRQNVK
- the LOC136350412 gene encoding endoplasmic reticulum aminopeptidase 2-like isoform X6; this encodes MSDQDVDDVAFLTGHESPTGQPHKKTLYENNGVATCSHNRALCIATIVFALLFTIAVIIAFTGPQSALFIDCTCAGEKPPNYVDDESNLTRTYIPKATNGQIFPWNNVRLPTTLRPARYNLTIHPNITTLEVRGQVSIEFHCDKETNFIVLHSRNMTILDKIIQDRRGHNLTIVRMLEYLRGQQLYIEIKEKFKKKHNYTIRIRFNTRLNKERQEGFYLSSYIGPEGEKRYLAVTHFEPTFARSAFPCFDEPHFKAKFRLTIFRDRFHLALFNTPVVNTEDLGFYMGTGLLRDDFQETVEMSTYLVAFVVCDYQTLANQTEKGISVSVYTAPPFKNKARFVLDTAIHLLSYFEGFFGISYPLPKLDLVSIPEFLSEAMENWGLITYRETASSTDPSLSISTDQWITMTIAHEIVHQWFGNLVTMKWWTDVWFYEGFTTYLQYLGVDNYYPDWKMMDQFIIDKTQPAMALDALVSSHPVNVAILDPYEIPHIFDTISYSKATAIIRMFSDFLHEETLQNGLNEYLYTYKYTTAETKDLWNIFNKNFNRSFDFKVIMETWTHQAGFPLIMLTREGNEIVASQRRFLLSVRTGNDSTLSSSKFDNKWYVPLTYMTSNDSETVNNIWMNMTDVRFEVDSNLKWIKANTNQSGFYRVMYDEAMWQSLIEILKKNHLLFSATDRANLIDDAFTLCRAGILNATIPLELSTYLVKENDYVPWATALEHFQNWARTMSESLPYKLFLNFMRNLLRPIAKFVGWKQSKDHVKQLLRSKVLSAAVLCELNETVNDAKSLFQRWMLNNQTIDYNLREMVYAAGIKFGGMAEWQFCWNAYNITQDVNERRMLLKALGQPRGDPWLLQRYLIETLDKNTIRPEDVKIVLAVVAANPEGKLLAWRHLKAYWSTMYTLFGNSTSMMGGLISAVTAYLSTPYDYYEVTTYFNGMNVESATRPLDQSLEIIQLNINWLNNNKKDIYTWLRQNVK
- the LOC136350412 gene encoding endoplasmic reticulum aminopeptidase 2-like isoform X5 → MSDQDVDDVAFLTGGVTGHESPTGQPHKKTLYENNGVATCSHNRALCIATIVFALLFTIAVIIAFTGPQSALFIDCTCAGEKPPNYVDDESNLTRTYIPKATNGQIFPWNNVRLPTTLRPARYNLTIHPNITTLEVRGQVSIEFHCDKETNFIVLHSRNMTILDKIIQDRRGHNLTIVRMLEYLRGQQLYIEIKEKFKKKHNYTIRIRFNTRLNKERQEGFYLSSYIGPEGEKRYLAVTHFEPTFARSAFPCFDEPHFKAKFRLTIFRDRFHLALFNTPVVNTEDLGFYMGTGLLRDDFQETVEMSTYLVAFVVCDYQTLANQTEKGISVSVYTAPPFKNKARFVLDTAIHLLSYFEGFFGISYPLPKLDLVSIPEFLSEAMENWGLITYRETASSTDPSLSISTDQWITMTIAHEIVHQWFGNLVTMKWWTDVWFYEGFTTYLQYLGVDNYYPDWKMMDQFIIDKTQPAMALDALVSSHPVNVAILDPYEIPHIFDTISYSKATAIIRMFSDFLHEETLQNGLNEYLYTYKYTTAETKDLWNIFNKNFNRSFDFKVIMETWTHQAGFPLIMLTREGNEIVASQRRFLLSVRTGNDSTLSSSKFDNKWYVPLTYMTSNDSETVNNIWMNMTDVRFEVDSNLKWIKANTNQSGFYRVMYDEAMWQSLIEILKKNHLLFSATDRANLIDDAFTLCRAGILNATIPLELSTYLVKENDYVPWATALEHFQNWARTMSESLPYKLFLNFMRNLLRPIAKFVGWKQSKDHVKQLLRSKVLSAAVLCELNETVNDAKSLFQRWMLNNQTIDYNLREMVYAAGIKFGGMAEWQFCWNAYNITQDVNERRMLLKALGQPRGDPWLLQRYLIETLDKNTIRPEDVKIVLAVVAANPEGKLLAWRHLKAYWSTMYTLFGNSTSMMGGLISAVTAYLSTPYDYYEVTTYFNGMNVESATRPLDQSLEIIQLNINWLNNNKKDIYTWLRQNVK
- the LOC136350412 gene encoding endoplasmic reticulum aminopeptidase 2-like isoform X2: MQSNSGPSSRDVIRLEPLGKFKQTQNGNIRSQGTNHAQITHPICQSSPLINNPCDTGGVTGHESPTGQPHKKTLYENNGVATCSHNRALCIATIVFALLFTIAVIIAFTGPQSDCTCAGEKPPNYVDDESNLTRTYIPKATNGQIFPWNNVRLPTTLRPARYNLTIHPNITTLEVRGQVSIEFHCDKETNFIVLHSRNMTILDKIIQDRRGHNLTIVRMLEYLRGQQLYIEIKEKFKKKHNYTIRIRFNTRLNKERQEGFYLSSYIGPEGEKRYLAVTHFEPTFARSAFPCFDEPHFKAKFRLTIFRDRFHLALFNTPVVNTEDLGFYMGTGLLRDDFQETVEMSTYLVAFVVCDYQTLANQTEKGISVSVYTAPPFKNKARFVLDTAIHLLSYFEGFFGISYPLPKLDLVSIPEFLSEAMENWGLITYRETASSTDPSLSISTDQWITMTIAHEIVHQWFGNLVTMKWWTDVWFYEGFTTYLQYLGVDNYYPDWKMMDQFIIDKTQPAMALDALVSSHPVNVAILDPYEIPHIFDTISYSKATAIIRMFSDFLHEETLQNGLNEYLYTYKYTTAETKDLWNIFNKNFNRSFDFKVIMETWTHQAGFPLIMLTREGNEIVASQRRFLLSVRTGNDSTLSSSKFDNKWYVPLTYMTSNDSETVNNIWMNMTDVRFEVDSNLKWIKANTNQSGFYRVMYDEAMWQSLIEILKKNHLLFSATDRANLIDDAFTLCRAGILNATIPLELSTYLVKENDYVPWATALEHFQNWARTMSESLPYKLFLNFMRNLLRPIAKFVGWKQSKDHVKQLLRSKVLSAAVLCELNETVNDAKSLFQRWMLNNQTIDYNLREMVYAAGIKFGGMAEWQFCWNAYNITQDVNERRMLLKALGQPRGDPWLLQRYLIETLDKNTIRPEDVKIVLAVVAANPEGKLLAWRHLKAYWSTMYTLFGNSTSMMGGLISAVTAYLSTPYDYYEVTTYFNGMNVESATRPLDQSLEIIQLNINWLNNNKKDIYTWLRQNVK